One window of the Pseudomonas knackmussii B13 genome contains the following:
- a CDS encoding glycerate kinase type-2 family protein yields the protein MSLDPRTLLRELFDTAIAAAHPAQTLARHLPRVHGGRTIVIGAGKAAGAMAEVAEAHWNGEVDGLVVAPYGYGANCQRIEVVEAAHPVPDDAGERVARRVLELVSGLTEDDRVIFLLSGGGSALLALPAEGISLDDKRALNKALLKSGAAIDEMNCVRKHLSAIKGGRLARACWPASVYTYAISDVPGDEATVIASGPTVGDPTTSADALAILKRYGIEVPAHIRAWLEDPRSETVKPGDPCLARSYFTLIATPQQALDAAAAKAREAGLEVLILGDLEGESRDVAKVHAGIARQVRKHGQPLKAPCLILSGGETTVTVRGKGRGGRNAEFLLSLTAALKGEPGIWALAGDTDGIDGMENNAGALMSPCSYKRALAAGLNPLHELDDNNGFGFFAELGDLVTTGPTRTNVNDFRAILILESAEQ from the coding sequence ATGAGCCTCGACCCACGCACCCTGCTGCGCGAGCTGTTCGACACCGCCATCGCCGCCGCCCACCCGGCGCAGACCCTGGCCCGCCACCTGCCGCGCGTGCACGGCGGGCGCACCATCGTCATCGGCGCCGGCAAGGCTGCAGGCGCCATGGCCGAGGTGGCCGAAGCGCACTGGAACGGCGAGGTCGACGGCCTTGTGGTCGCCCCCTACGGCTACGGCGCCAATTGCCAGCGCATCGAAGTGGTCGAAGCCGCGCACCCAGTGCCGGACGACGCCGGCGAGCGCGTCGCCCGCCGCGTGCTGGAGCTGGTCAGCGGCCTGACCGAGGACGACCGCGTCATCTTCCTGCTTTCCGGCGGCGGCTCGGCCCTGCTCGCACTGCCCGCCGAAGGCATCAGCCTCGACGACAAGCGCGCGCTGAATAAAGCGCTGCTCAAGTCCGGCGCCGCCATCGACGAGATGAACTGCGTGCGCAAGCACCTCTCGGCGATCAAGGGCGGTCGCCTGGCCCGCGCCTGCTGGCCGGCGAGCGTCTACACCTACGCGATTTCCGACGTGCCCGGCGACGAGGCCACGGTGATTGCCTCCGGCCCCACCGTGGGCGACCCGACCACCTCCGCCGACGCCCTGGCGATCCTCAAGCGCTACGGCATCGAAGTGCCCGCACACATCCGTGCCTGGCTGGAAGACCCGCGCTCGGAGACCGTGAAGCCCGGCGACCCGTGCCTGGCACGCAGCTACTTCACGCTGATCGCCACCCCGCAGCAGGCCCTCGACGCGGCCGCCGCCAAGGCTCGCGAAGCCGGCCTCGAGGTACTGATCCTGGGCGACCTGGAGGGCGAATCGCGCGACGTGGCCAAGGTCCACGCCGGCATCGCCCGCCAGGTGCGCAAGCATGGCCAGCCGCTCAAAGCGCCCTGCCTGATCCTCTCCGGCGGCGAGACCACCGTGACCGTGCGCGGCAAGGGCCGTGGCGGGCGCAACGCCGAATTCCTGCTCAGCCTCACCGCCGCGCTCAAGGGCGAGCCGGGTATCTGGGCCCTGGCCGGCGACACCGACGGCATCGACGGCATGGAGAACAACGCCGGCGCGCTGATGAGCCCGTGCAGCTACAAGCGCGCCCTCGCCGCCGGGCTGAATCCGCTGCACGAACTGGACGACAACAACGGCTTCGGCTTCTTCGCCGAGCTGGGCGACCTGGTCACCACCGGGCCGACCCGCACCAACGTCAACGACTTCCGCGCCATCCTGATTCTCGAGAGTGCCGAGCAATGA